The genomic region CCTGCATGGTTTTCGGGATGCTCGGGGCGAGTTGTTGCGGTGTGCGTTCGGTGACGGTGGACATGACAGGACCTCACGACATAAAGATGGAATTACTGAATGCTGTAGCCGCCATCGATCACCATGTTGGCGCCGGTGATCATCTGCGCGGCATCGCTGAGCAGGTACAACGCCAGCCCGGCGATTTCTTCAGGCAATGCAAAGCGCCCCGCCGGGATCTGCAATTTGGCCCGCTCGCCCACTTCACCAGCCCAGGCTTTTTTGCCCAGGGCGGTTTCGACGATGGTCGGGGAGATGGCGTTGACGTTGATCTGCGGCGCCCATTCCATGGCCAGGACCTTGGTCATGCCGACGATGGCCGCCTTGCTGGCGCAATAGGCGACGTGACGGTCCAGGCCGATGACGGCGGCCTGGGACGCAAGGTTGACGATGCGCCCGCTGCCCTGGGCGAGCATGTGCTTGGCGCACGCCTGGGCCACGAAGAAACTGGCTTTGAGATTAATATCCAGGGTGGTGTCCCAGGCGCTTTCACTGACCTCGATGGCCTTGTCCAGCAGCACCACGCCGGCGCTGTTGATCAGGTAATCCAGGCGTTGGAAGTGTGCGAATACGCGGTCGATGGCGGGTTGTATCTGGCCGGTCTGGCCGAGATCCACGGCGATGCCCAGGTGCCCGCTACCCAGGCTGGCGGCAACTTCAACCACCGCCGGGTCGCGATCCAGCAACGCCACGCGGGCACCGCGTTCCACCA from Pseudomonas synxantha harbors:
- a CDS encoding SDR family oxidoreductase; the encoded protein is MSGFWNQAFDLSGRCAVITGGAAGIGLACATLLVERGARVALLDRDPAVVEVAASLGSGHLGIAVDLGQTGQIQPAIDRVFAHFQRLDYLINSAGVVLLDKAIEVSESAWDTTLDINLKASFFVAQACAKHMLAQGSGRIVNLASQAAVIGLDRHVAYCASKAAIVGMTKVLAMEWAPQINVNAISPTIVETALGKKAWAGEVGERAKLQIPAGRFALPEEIAGLALYLLSDAAQMITGANMVIDGGYSIQ